The following are from one region of the Alicyclobacillus fastidiosus genome:
- the spoIIE gene encoding stage II sporulation protein E, with translation MAQLSLMHNSATDNRTSSQVVPLPRWTWHAWRRVLVLMAIGFLLGRANIEHVVSPFGLAYFAVLSEVAGRKRAWPAYLAIAGSYTVDGTLGAITMLVELLLYRVARRYVFRKKSPDLHFIPITAGIVSLVAKLAMIGTVWTKYDVLIALAQAALVTILSLIFIQCMSLFIGQEHTRTLKYEQIISVVILVASVVMGFSGLEIKGVALSGVAVDWIVLVMTCAGIGVGAAGAIVVSMLTLLNHQASLSQVAVLGFAALLGGLLRDTNRFFVSVSFVLSTTVLTATYAYNVHTLLVGLLTAGIASVLYFLTPKRLENELRTFVPGTREHTQSERERVQRVNALLTEKIHEVSQVFDELSKSFGDTGETEYAAAQQLVTQIVSATSQHVCALCPRRAKCWDKESMQTYHAMANTLRNIESAGGRRANASPEMKERCIRLDPLMSTLRYNLEVTNRDAKWMKKLREQRTLLSAQLSGVASVVRGMAIEMDEDHKSSLSDEEQIIAALEQLGLYVDDVHIVSLEPGKVEIEVTQPTEGAYENSARMIAPLLSGILGEHISVAHVQHQHEGGPCTSVFASARLFQVNTAVATVARDGRMVSGDTHTSVDLGNGRYAVAVSDGMGNGERANRESKAAIDLLKKLMKAGFDEKLAIRTVNSTLLLRSRDEMFTTLDMALIDLFNAKADFLKVGSAPSYVKRGNEVIEITGDNVPIGILQDIEVQSIEHQLRAGDILVLMSDGLYDAPPHNYDSETWLRSVIAKLETTNPQDIADTLIETAVRMNHGAIRDDMTVVVAVVEHHEQEWAAIKLPSVPSLRKPAKRRGA, from the coding sequence ATGGCGCAATTATCCCTGATGCACAACAGTGCAACGGACAATCGGACAAGCTCACAGGTCGTTCCTTTGCCACGTTGGACTTGGCATGCGTGGAGACGCGTGCTTGTCCTCATGGCAATTGGTTTTTTGTTAGGACGTGCAAACATCGAACACGTCGTGTCCCCGTTCGGACTCGCTTACTTTGCTGTCCTCTCTGAGGTGGCAGGCAGAAAGCGTGCTTGGCCAGCGTATCTCGCGATAGCTGGGAGCTATACAGTGGATGGGACGCTCGGTGCTATCACGATGTTGGTGGAGCTCCTTCTCTACCGCGTCGCGCGGCGGTATGTATTCCGCAAGAAGTCGCCTGACCTGCACTTCATTCCGATCACGGCGGGTATCGTCTCGTTGGTCGCCAAACTCGCCATGATCGGGACCGTATGGACGAAGTATGACGTCCTCATTGCGCTGGCGCAGGCTGCGCTCGTCACCATCTTATCGCTCATTTTCATTCAATGCATGAGTTTGTTTATTGGTCAGGAACATACTCGTACATTGAAGTATGAACAAATTATCAGCGTCGTGATCTTGGTGGCATCCGTGGTGATGGGCTTTAGTGGACTGGAGATCAAAGGGGTGGCTCTATCCGGGGTGGCCGTCGATTGGATCGTCCTGGTCATGACCTGCGCCGGGATTGGCGTCGGCGCCGCAGGCGCGATTGTCGTGAGCATGCTGACGCTGTTGAATCACCAGGCGTCGTTGTCACAAGTTGCCGTTCTCGGATTTGCGGCCCTGCTCGGTGGGCTGCTACGGGACACGAACCGCTTTTTTGTCAGCGTGTCGTTTGTCTTGAGCACCACCGTTCTGACGGCCACCTATGCCTACAATGTACACACGCTGCTCGTCGGCCTGTTGACCGCCGGCATCGCGTCGGTGCTCTACTTCCTGACACCCAAGCGACTGGAGAACGAACTGCGGACGTTTGTGCCGGGGACGCGCGAACACACTCAATCCGAGCGGGAGCGGGTGCAGCGCGTAAACGCCTTGCTCACGGAAAAGATCCACGAGGTCAGCCAGGTGTTCGACGAACTCTCGAAGTCGTTCGGTGACACGGGTGAGACCGAGTACGCGGCTGCGCAACAGCTCGTCACCCAGATCGTCTCCGCCACTTCGCAACACGTGTGCGCACTCTGTCCACGCCGCGCGAAGTGCTGGGACAAGGAGAGCATGCAGACGTATCACGCGATGGCCAACACGTTGCGCAATATCGAATCAGCGGGCGGTCGTCGGGCAAACGCGAGTCCGGAGATGAAAGAGCGGTGCATTCGACTCGATCCGCTGATGAGCACGCTGCGCTATAATCTCGAAGTCACCAACCGGGACGCCAAGTGGATGAAAAAACTTCGCGAACAGCGAACCTTGCTCTCCGCACAGCTGTCTGGGGTCGCGTCGGTTGTGCGGGGCATGGCCATCGAGATGGACGAGGATCACAAGTCGTCCCTGTCGGATGAGGAACAGATCATCGCGGCACTCGAGCAACTTGGGCTGTACGTCGATGACGTGCACATCGTTAGCCTCGAACCCGGCAAAGTAGAAATCGAGGTGACGCAACCGACGGAAGGGGCCTACGAAAACTCAGCTCGCATGATCGCTCCACTGCTCTCAGGCATTCTCGGGGAACACATCAGCGTCGCGCACGTCCAGCATCAGCACGAAGGGGGACCGTGCACGAGCGTCTTTGCCTCCGCCCGGCTGTTCCAGGTCAACACCGCTGTGGCGACGGTGGCCAGAGACGGCAGAATGGTCTCAGGGGACACACACACGAGTGTCGATTTGGGCAACGGGCGCTACGCGGTGGCTGTCAGCGACGGAATGGGCAACGGCGAGCGCGCAAACCGAGAGTCGAAGGCGGCTATTGACCTGTTGAAGAAACTGATGAAGGCAGGCTTCGACGAAAAGCTGGCGATTCGAACCGTCAACTCCACCCTGCTGTTGAGATCGAGAGACGAGATGTTCACGACGCTCGACATGGCGCTCATCGACTTGTTCAATGCGAAAGCCGACTTCCTGAAGGTCGGGTCCGCGCCGAGCTACGTCAAACGTGGGAACGAGGTCATCGAGATCACGGGGGATAACGTGCCGATTGGCATTTTGCAGGATATCGAAGTGCAGTCGATCGAACACCAATTGCGGGCGGGGGATATCTTGGTGCTGATGTCGGACGGGCTCTACGACGCACCGCCGCACAACTACGACAGTGAGACATGGCTCCGCTCGGTCATCGCGAAGTTGGAAACGACGAACCCGCAGGACATCGCGGACACGCTCATTGAGACGGCGGTTCGCATGAACCACGGCGCCATCCGCGACGACATGACCGTGGTTGTCGCCGTCGTCGAGCATCATGAACAGGAATGGGCTGCAATTAAGTTGCCGAGCGTTCCAAGTTTGCGAAAGCCCGCCAAGCGCCGTGGCGCTTAA
- a CDS encoding VWA domain-containing protein: MGSLSKEAMIRQILVITDGYSNIGEDPITCAAEAHRQGIVVNVIGVVDKGEMGDQGHDEAMSIADAGGGMCRIVHPVDLSATAQMMTHQTMQMTLQQVVNQELQSVIGKTTEELPPTERSRVMQVVDKLEEEVGLHLVVAIDTSASMKDKIPTVREAVRDLALSLQVRLGTSRVAVVSFPGHGEESTKLIQDFSDQVDMKELETSLQARGGTPTGPAIRHAISLIKNVRNYPRPDEYDGPRRDYA; the protein is encoded by the coding sequence GTGGGTTCATTGAGTAAAGAGGCAATGATTCGTCAAATTCTCGTCATTACAGATGGCTACTCCAATATTGGTGAAGATCCGATTACCTGTGCTGCAGAAGCGCACCGACAAGGGATTGTCGTCAACGTGATTGGCGTCGTAGACAAAGGAGAGATGGGCGACCAGGGCCACGATGAAGCGATGTCCATCGCGGACGCCGGCGGCGGGATGTGCCGTATCGTGCACCCAGTCGATCTCTCCGCCACCGCGCAGATGATGACCCACCAGACGATGCAAATGACCCTACAGCAAGTGGTCAATCAGGAACTCCAGAGCGTCATCGGCAAGACCACCGAGGAATTGCCGCCGACTGAGCGCAGCCGCGTGATGCAAGTGGTCGACAAGCTCGAGGAAGAGGTCGGCCTTCATCTCGTCGTCGCCATCGACACGAGTGCCAGCATGAAGGACAAGATACCGACGGTCCGGGAGGCGGTACGCGACCTCGCGTTATCGCTTCAGGTCCGCTTAGGCACCTCTCGAGTAGCGGTCGTATCGTTCCCGGGGCATGGCGAAGAGTCGACTAAACTGATTCAGGATTTCTCGGACCAAGTCGACATGAAGGAACTCGAGACCTCGCTTCAGGCTCGCGGTGGCACGCCGACAGGTCCCGCCATTCGACACGCGATAAGCCTCATCAAGAACGTGCGCAACTACCCTCGCCCAGACGAGTATGACGGCCCAAGGCGAGACTACGCATGA